The following coding sequences are from one Pongo abelii isolate AG06213 chromosome 3, NHGRI_mPonAbe1-v2.0_pri, whole genome shotgun sequence window:
- the LOC100439688 gene encoding platelet factor 4 isoform X2, translated as MSSAAGFCASRPGLLFLGLLLLPLVVAFASAEAEEDGDLQCLCVKTTSQVRPRHITSLEVIKAGPHCRTVQLIATLKNGRKICLDLQAPLYKKIIKKLLES; from the exons ATGAGCTCCGCAGCTGGGTTCTGCGCCTCACGCCCCGGGCTGCTGTTCCTGGGGTTGCTGCTCCTGCCACTTGTGGTCGCCTTCGCCAGCG CTGAAGCTGAAGAAGATGGGGACTTGCAGTGCCTGTGTGTGAAGACCACCTCCCAGGTCCGTCCCAGGCACATCACCAGTCTGGAGGTGATCAAGGCCGGACCCCACTGCCGCACTGTCCAACTGAT AGCCACTCTGAAGAATGGGAGGAAAATTTGCTTGGACCTGCAAGCCCCGCTGtacaagaaaataattaagaaactTCTGGAGAGTTAG
- the LOC100439688 gene encoding platelet factor 4 isoform X1, with protein sequence MITATLNGAPAECLGTVPGAAPAPPTWSAQLLSEGAEAEEDGDLQCLCVKTTSQVRPRHITSLEVIKAGPHCRTVQLIATLKNGRKICLDLQAPLYKKIIKKLLES encoded by the exons ATGATCACAGCTACACTTAACGGAGCGCCTGCTGAGTGTCTGGGCACAGTGCCAGGGGCTGCACCTGCACCTCCCACCTGGTCAGCACAACTTCTGTCTGAGGGAG CTGAAGCTGAAGAAGATGGGGACTTGCAGTGCCTGTGTGTGAAGACCACCTCCCAGGTCCGTCCCAGGCACATCACCAGTCTGGAGGTGATCAAGGCCGGACCCCACTGCCGCACTGTCCAACTGAT AGCCACTCTGAAGAATGGGAGGAAAATTTGCTTGGACCTGCAAGCCCCGCTGtacaagaaaataattaagaaactTCTGGAGAGTTAG
- the PPBP gene encoding platelet basic protein: protein MSLRLYTTPSCNSAKPLHALQVLLLLLLLLTTLASSTKGQTKRNLAKGKEESLDSDLYAELRCMCMKTTSGIHPKNIQSLEVIGKGTHCNQVEVIATLKDGRKICLDPDAPRIKKIVQKKLAGDESAD, encoded by the exons ATGAGCCTCAGACTTTATACCACCCCTTCCTGTAACAGTGCGAAACCACTTCATGCCTTGCAGGTGCTGCTGCTTCTGTTGCTGCTGCTGACTACTCTGGCTTCCTCCACCAAAGGACAAACTAAGAGAAACTTGGCGAAAGGCAAAG AGGAAAGTCTAGACAGTGACTTGTATGCTGAACTGCGCTGCATGTGTATGAAGACAACCTCTGGAATTCATCCCAAAAACATCCAAAGTTTGGAAGTGATCGGGAAAGGAACCCATTGCAACCAAGTCGAAGTTAT AGCCACACTGAAGGATGGGAGGAAAATCTGCCTGGACCCAGATGCTCCCAGAATCAAGAAAATTGTACAGAAAAAATTGGCAGGTGATGAATCTGCTGAttaa
- the CXCL5 gene encoding C-X-C motif chemokine 5 — MSLLSSRAARVPGPSSSLCALLVLLLLTPPGPIASAGPVAAVLRELRCVCLQTTQGVHPKMISNLQVFAIGPQCSKVEVVASLKNGKEICLDPEAPFLKKVIQKILDGGNKEN; from the exons ATGAGCCTCCTGTCCAGCCGCGCGGCCCGTGTCCCCGGTCCTTCGAGCTCCTTGTGCGCGCTgttggtgctgctgctgctgacgcCGCCAGGGCCCATCGCCAGCG cTGGTCCTGTCGCTGCTGTGTTGAGAGAGCTGCGTTGCGTTTGTTTACAGACCACGCAGGGAGTTCACCCCAAAATGATCagcaatctgcaagtgttcgccATAGGCCCGCAGTGCTCCAAGGTGGAAGTGGT agcCTCCCTGAAGAACGGGAAGGAAATTTGTCTTGATCCAGAAGCCCCTTTTCTAAAGAAAGTCATCCAGAAAATTTTGGACGG TGGAAACAAGGAAAACTGA